The following are from one region of the Cyclopterus lumpus isolate fCycLum1 chromosome 21, fCycLum1.pri, whole genome shotgun sequence genome:
- the olig1 gene encoding oligodendrocyte transcription factor 1, whose amino-acid sequence MNVLSNPVIRAQEQPRPLCGPGSVQDLPHCPPGFNLSSRLNPAPVLGLHGGQRTTKPQRELSAEEQQELRRKINSRERKRMQDLNIAMDALREVMVPYASSPSSASSPQSHQPGAPPGRRLSKISTLVLARNYILLLSSSLQEMRRLLGEVSVGMGVNAGPVPRLLLAGGWPLISGPSQLLLTQESLLTAAASSSSSAPSSSAAKCPLLSSGPMEAALAPVHWGSPGAPGGPLCPCGVCRLPRFSHSTPAPRFSK is encoded by the coding sequence ATGAATGTGCTGTCGAACCCGGTGATCCGGGCCCAGGAGCAGCCCCGACCTCTCTGTGGCCCCGGGTCAGTCCAGGACTTACCCCACTGCCCTCCAGGGTTCAACCTGAGCTCCCGTCTCAACCCTGCGCCGGTGCTCGGCCTCCACGGGGGCCAAAGAACAACCAAACCTCAGAGGGAGCTGAGCgccgaggagcagcaggagctcaGGAGGAAGATCAACAGCAGGGAGAGGAAGCGGATGCAGGACTTGAACATCGCCATGGACGCCCTGAGGGAGGTCATGGTGCCTTACGCCTCCTCGCCGTCATCTGCCTCTTCCCCTCAGTCCCACCAGCCCGGAGCTCCTCCGGGCCGCAGGCTCTCCAAGATCTCCACCCTGGTTCTGGCCAGGAACTACATCCTCCTCCTGAGTTCGTCCCTGCAGGAGATGCGGCGGCTGCTGGGGGAGGTGAGCGTCGGGATGGGGGTGAACGCCGGGCCGGTCCCCCGGCTGCTGCTCGCTGGAGGGTGGCCCCTCATATCCGGCCCCAGTCAGCTCCTCCTCACCCAGGAGTCCCTCCTCACCgcagcagcctcctcctcttcctccgctccATCGTCATCTGCTGCCAAATGTCCCCTGCTGTCGTCGGGCCCCATGGAGGCCGCCTTGGCCCCTGTGCATTGGGGATCTCCAGGGGCCCCAGGAGGGCCCCTTTGCCCCTGCGGAGTCTGCAGACTGCCTAGATTCAGCCACTCCACTCCGGCACCGAGATTCTCAAAGTGA